The Microbacterium maritypicum genome contains a region encoding:
- a CDS encoding LOG family protein — MIDEPLPEALSSEINAVLDDAGVHADRRLIMRMLRTAILLGEDGADRLDLKIASAALAEMRDAFRLFAPFRGVPKVTVFGSARTRHDDPLYLTARDVAAALAGDGWMVVTGAGPGIMQAASEGAGPALSLGVSIRLPFEEKPNGFVTGQDHVVAMKYFFTRKLMLIKESLGFICLPGGFGTLDEMFELLTLQQTGKAEPTPIVLLDEPGGTFWQGLRSFIDDHLAPTGVISEGDFDRVVITDSVEAARAEITGFWHNYDSLRWVGDALVLRLKAVPTDDEIETLNQQFASMLSTGRIERTAPRQPEVADDDNLDLPRLILHLDQRQVGNLFRLIGAINALPSAPAR, encoded by the coding sequence ATGATCGACGAACCACTCCCCGAGGCCCTCAGCTCCGAGATCAACGCCGTGCTCGACGACGCGGGAGTGCACGCCGATCGACGATTGATCATGCGCATGCTGCGCACGGCGATCCTGCTCGGCGAGGACGGTGCCGATCGTCTCGACCTCAAGATCGCCTCGGCGGCTCTGGCTGAGATGCGCGATGCGTTCCGGCTGTTCGCGCCGTTCCGCGGAGTCCCCAAGGTGACCGTCTTCGGATCGGCCCGCACCCGGCATGACGATCCGCTCTACCTCACGGCTCGCGATGTGGCGGCGGCCCTGGCGGGCGACGGCTGGATGGTCGTCACGGGTGCCGGACCCGGCATCATGCAGGCGGCGTCGGAGGGAGCGGGCCCCGCTCTCTCGCTGGGCGTCTCCATCCGGCTGCCCTTCGAGGAGAAGCCGAACGGCTTCGTGACCGGTCAGGACCACGTCGTCGCGATGAAGTACTTCTTCACGCGCAAACTCATGCTGATCAAGGAATCGCTTGGATTCATCTGCCTTCCCGGCGGATTCGGCACTCTCGACGAGATGTTCGAGCTGCTCACCCTTCAGCAGACGGGGAAGGCCGAGCCGACCCCCATCGTTCTCCTCGACGAGCCCGGGGGCACCTTCTGGCAGGGTCTGCGCAGCTTCATCGACGATCACCTCGCTCCGACCGGGGTGATCTCGGAGGGTGACTTCGACCGCGTCGTGATCACGGATTCGGTGGAGGCGGCGCGCGCGGAGATCACCGGGTTCTGGCACAACTACGACTCGTTGCGGTGGGTGGGCGACGCCCTGGTGCTGCGCCTGAAGGCCGTGCCGACGGATGACGAGATCGAAACGCTCAACCAGCAGTTCGCCTCGATGCTCTCGACGGGCCGGATCGAGCGGACGGCTCCGCGGCAGCCCGAGGTCGCCGACGACGACAACCTCGACCTGCCGCGTCTGATCCTGCACCTGGATCAGCGGCAGGTGGGCAACCTGTTCCGGCTGATCGGAGCGATCAACGCGCTTCCGTCTGCTCCCGCGCGGTGA
- a CDS encoding flavin monoamine oxidase family protein, which yields MSTFDTIVIGAGMSGLTSARMLADAGQSVVVLEGRDRIGGRMHTDRGAGFPVDLGASWIHGIEDSPLWNLVHALRIPAIEYTVGSFQVGGRPIENFDGDGHPMDEGATAQWIADVDMADRLLVEEIAASSPGDTYLDVTERALDRSGFAPERIDDIREFFRHRVEEQCGAWIGDLDAHGLDEDAIEGDEVIFPRGYDELPRRIGSGLDVRLETVVTRVSRSGDGVVVHAGETQYRAARAIVTVPLGVLKAGTIAFEPALPDAVAGPVSRLGMGVFNKVFVQFPERFWNEGTYVIRALGEAGEHWHSWYDVSAVSGIPTLLTFAAGPFGRRMQELPDAEIVADAVSALRVLYPDAVGEPLAHWVTRWGEDEFSNGSYSHLALGSTHHDHDALAGPVDGVLHFAGEATWGDEPATVGAAFYSGHRAAERILHRPVDLTDFAARITAREQTEAR from the coding sequence GTGAGCACATTCGACACGATCGTGATCGGCGCCGGGATGTCGGGGCTCACGAGCGCCCGGATGCTCGCCGACGCGGGCCAGAGCGTCGTGGTCCTGGAAGGACGCGACCGCATCGGCGGTCGGATGCACACCGACCGCGGCGCCGGATTCCCGGTCGACCTCGGCGCGTCGTGGATCCATGGGATCGAGGACTCGCCTCTGTGGAACCTCGTCCACGCGCTGAGGATCCCGGCGATCGAATACACCGTGGGGAGCTTCCAGGTGGGCGGGCGCCCGATCGAGAACTTCGACGGCGACGGGCATCCGATGGACGAGGGGGCCACCGCGCAGTGGATCGCCGACGTCGACATGGCCGATCGTCTGCTCGTGGAGGAGATCGCCGCCTCCTCCCCCGGCGACACCTACCTGGATGTGACCGAGCGTGCCCTCGACCGGTCGGGATTCGCGCCGGAGCGCATCGACGACATCCGCGAGTTCTTCCGCCATCGGGTCGAGGAGCAGTGCGGGGCCTGGATCGGCGACCTCGACGCCCATGGCCTCGACGAGGACGCGATCGAGGGCGACGAGGTGATCTTCCCGCGCGGGTATGACGAGCTGCCCCGACGCATCGGCTCCGGCCTCGATGTGCGCCTGGAGACGGTCGTGACGCGGGTGAGCCGGTCGGGCGACGGCGTCGTCGTGCACGCGGGCGAGACGCAGTACCGGGCCGCCAGGGCGATCGTGACCGTGCCCCTCGGGGTGCTCAAGGCGGGGACGATCGCGTTCGAGCCGGCACTGCCCGACGCGGTCGCAGGCCCCGTCTCCCGGCTCGGGATGGGCGTCTTCAACAAGGTGTTCGTCCAGTTCCCCGAGCGCTTCTGGAACGAGGGGACCTACGTGATCCGTGCCCTCGGCGAGGCCGGCGAGCACTGGCACTCCTGGTACGACGTCTCCGCCGTCAGCGGCATCCCGACACTGCTGACCTTCGCCGCCGGACCCTTCGGTCGCCGTATGCAGGAGCTTCCCGATGCGGAGATCGTCGCCGACGCGGTGAGTGCACTGCGGGTCCTCTACCCGGATGCCGTGGGCGAGCCGCTCGCCCACTGGGTCACCCGCTGGGGTGAGGACGAGTTCTCGAACGGCTCCTACTCGCACCTCGCACTGGGTTCCACGCATCACGACCACGACGCGCTCGCAGGGCCCGTCGACGGGGTACTGCACTTCGCCGGCGAGGCCACCTGGGGCGACGAACCGGCAACGGTCGGTGCGGCGTTCTACTCCGGGCACCGGGCCGCGGAGCGCATCCTCCATCGCCCCGTCGACCTCACGGACTTCGCGGCCCGCATCACCGCGCGGGAGCAGACGGAAGCGCGTTGA
- the nusA gene encoding transcription termination factor NusA — MDIELSLLRGIEKEKAIPFEELVAIIEQAILTAYSKHVAADGVTPEGVRVDLDRKTGHVAVLQVVKDEEGAIIGEEDATPDDFGRIAAFAAKQVISQRLRDIADDVVLGDFKDKEGDIVAGVIQQGPNPRMIHVDLGAVEAILPPEEQVPGEEYTHGSRLRVYVTSVAKGLKGPQITVSRTHPGLVRKLFALEVPEIAAGLVEIVALAREAGHRTKIAVKANDPSINAKGACIGEMGRRVRAVTEELAGEKIDIVDYDADLPTFVAHALSPAKVTSSFVLDAGTKAVRALVPDYQLSLAIGKEGQNARLAAKLTGAKIDIQPDSVLD; from the coding sequence ATGGACATCGAACTGAGTCTGCTGCGAGGGATCGAGAAGGAGAAGGCGATCCCCTTCGAAGAACTCGTCGCCATCATCGAGCAGGCGATCCTGACCGCGTACTCCAAGCACGTCGCCGCCGACGGCGTCACGCCCGAGGGCGTTCGCGTCGACCTCGACCGCAAGACCGGCCACGTCGCCGTGCTGCAGGTCGTCAAGGACGAAGAGGGCGCGATCATCGGCGAAGAGGACGCCACGCCGGACGATTTCGGGCGTATCGCGGCCTTCGCCGCCAAGCAGGTCATCAGCCAGCGTCTGCGCGACATCGCGGACGACGTCGTGCTCGGTGACTTCAAGGACAAAGAGGGCGACATCGTCGCCGGCGTGATCCAGCAGGGCCCGAACCCCCGCATGATCCACGTCGATCTCGGAGCCGTCGAGGCGATCCTGCCCCCCGAGGAGCAGGTGCCGGGCGAGGAGTACACCCACGGTTCACGCCTGCGCGTGTACGTCACGAGCGTCGCCAAGGGACTCAAGGGCCCGCAGATCACCGTCTCCCGCACCCACCCGGGGCTCGTGCGCAAGCTCTTCGCGCTCGAGGTGCCGGAGATCGCGGCGGGACTGGTCGAGATCGTCGCGCTCGCCCGCGAGGCCGGCCACCGCACGAAGATCGCGGTCAAGGCGAACGACCCGTCGATCAACGCCAAGGGCGCCTGCATCGGCGAGATGGGCCGTCGCGTGCGCGCCGTGACCGAGGAGCTCGCGGGGGAGAAGATCGACATCGTCGACTACGACGCCGATCTGCCGACCTTCGTCGCCCACGCCCTCTCGCCGGCGAAGGTCACGAGCTCCTTCGTGCTCGATGCCGGCACCAAGGCCGTCCGCGCCCTGGTGCCCGACTACCAGCTGTCGCTGGCGATCGGCAAGGAGGGTCAGAACGCGCGTCTGGCCGCCAAGCTCACCGGTGCGAAGATCGACATCCAGCCGGACAGCGTCCTCGACTGA
- a CDS encoding YlxR family protein, with product MEPVRTCVGCRTRAPRSALLRVVAQNDTLIPDESAVLSGRGAWVHPTPDCIQAALRRRAFGRALRVTTQLDTRTFEQHPPRNKG from the coding sequence ATGGAACCCGTACGAACGTGCGTCGGTTGTCGCACGCGTGCTCCCCGCTCCGCCCTTCTTCGGGTGGTGGCCCAGAACGACACCCTCATCCCCGATGAGAGTGCTGTCCTGTCGGGGCGCGGCGCGTGGGTGCATCCGACACCTGATTGCATCCAGGCCGCTCTGCGGCGACGAGCTTTCGGACGAGCACTGCGTGTGACCACTCAGCTGGACACACGGACCTTCGAACAGCACCCACCAAGAAACAAAGGCTGA
- the infB gene encoding translation initiation factor IF-2, with amino-acid sequence MAGKPRVHEIAAELGVDSKIALAKLKELGEFVKSPSSTIEPPVARKLRAAIEADSSLKGAAPAAPAAKPAAASATKPGTGSAAKPAPTPGPKPGPKPAPEAPAPAAPAPAAPAPAPAAEAPAPAAPEAPAPAEGGAPTPGAPRPGNNPFSSAQGMGQRPAGPRPGNNPFASAQGMGQRPTPGNIPRPQAPRPGAPRPGAPRPGSPRPGAPRGGQGGRPGAPFQQRPGGPGRPGGAGGPGGAGGPGARPGGGGGFAGRPGGGGGRGRGPGGGTAGAFGKGGGKSKQRKSRRAKRQEFEMRSAPVVGGVNVTRGNGEIIRMRRGASIADFADKIETLTGYTVQPGTLVTILFNLGEMATATESLDEATFEVLGAELGYKIQMVSPEDEDKELLEGFGLDLEAELEAESEDDLEIRPPVVTVMGHVDHGKTRLLDAIRQTNVIEGEAGGITQHIGAYQVWTEHEGIERAITFIDTPGHEAFTAMRARGAQVTDLAILVVAADDGIMPQTVEALNHAQAANVPIVVAVNKVDKPDANPSKVRQQLTEYGLVAEEFGGDVMFVDVSARAGTGIQELLDAVLLTADAGLDLTANPNKGARGVAIEAKLDKGRGSVATVLIQSGTLRIGDAIVAGTAYGRVRAMADENGEQVLEAYPSRPVQVQGLNSVPRAGDVFIVTEEDRMARQIAEKREAVERNAQLAKARKRISLEDFTRALEDGKVESLNLIIKGDVSGAVEALEESLLKIEVDDSVQLRIIHRGVGAITESDVNLATIDNAIIVGFNVRPDTKARERAAREGVDIRFYSVIYNAIDEIESSLKGMLKPEYEEIQSGVAEIREVFRSSKFGNIAGVIVRSGTITRNAKARVIRDGVVLADGLAIESLRRFKDDVTEVRTDYEAGIGLGKYNDIQIGDEIETTELVEKPRG; translated from the coding sequence GTGGCTGGTAAACCACGCGTACATGAGATCGCCGCCGAACTCGGCGTCGACAGCAAGATCGCACTTGCAAAGCTCAAGGAACTCGGCGAGTTCGTGAAGAGCCCGTCTTCGACCATCGAACCGCCGGTGGCGCGCAAGCTGCGCGCGGCGATCGAGGCCGACAGCTCGCTCAAGGGCGCAGCCCCCGCCGCTCCTGCGGCGAAGCCTGCCGCGGCATCCGCGACGAAGCCCGGTACGGGCTCCGCTGCCAAGCCGGCGCCGACCCCGGGTCCGAAGCCCGGTCCCAAGCCTGCCCCGGAGGCTCCGGCCCCCGCGGCGCCCGCGCCTGCCGCGCCCGCTCCTGCCCCCGCGGCAGAGGCTCCTGCGCCGGCAGCCCCGGAGGCACCCGCGCCCGCTGAAGGCGGCGCACCCACCCCCGGCGCTCCGCGTCCGGGCAACAACCCCTTCTCCTCTGCGCAGGGCATGGGCCAGCGTCCGGCCGGCCCCCGTCCGGGCAACAACCCCTTCGCGTCCGCACAGGGCATGGGCCAGCGTCCGACGCCTGGCAACATCCCCCGTCCGCAGGCTCCGCGTCCCGGCGCACCCCGTCCGGGTGCACCGCGTCCCGGCTCGCCTCGTCCCGGTGCCCCTCGTGGTGGCCAGGGCGGTCGTCCCGGTGCTCCGTTCCAGCAGCGTCCCGGCGGCCCCGGTCGCCCCGGCGGTGCTGGTGGACCCGGCGGTGCCGGTGGTCCCGGAGCACGTCCCGGTGGCGGCGGCGGCTTCGCCGGTCGTCCCGGCGGCGGTGGCGGTCGTGGCCGCGGCCCCGGCGGTGGTACCGCAGGTGCCTTCGGTAAGGGCGGCGGCAAGAGCAAGCAGCGCAAGTCGCGGCGGGCGAAGCGGCAAGAGTTCGAGATGCGGAGTGCTCCGGTCGTCGGTGGCGTCAACGTCACCCGCGGTAACGGAGAGATCATCCGCATGCGTCGCGGCGCATCGATCGCGGACTTCGCCGACAAGATCGAGACGCTGACCGGCTACACGGTGCAGCCCGGAACCCTCGTGACGATCCTCTTCAACCTCGGCGAGATGGCCACGGCCACCGAGTCGCTGGACGAGGCGACGTTCGAGGTCCTCGGTGCCGAGCTCGGCTACAAGATCCAGATGGTCTCGCCCGAGGACGAGGACAAGGAGCTCCTCGAGGGCTTCGGTCTCGACCTCGAGGCCGAGCTGGAAGCCGAGAGCGAAGACGACCTCGAGATCCGTCCCCCGGTCGTCACCGTCATGGGTCACGTCGACCACGGTAAGACGCGACTGCTCGACGCGATCCGTCAGACCAACGTCATCGAGGGTGAAGCCGGCGGCATCACCCAGCACATCGGTGCCTACCAGGTCTGGACCGAGCACGAGGGCATCGAGCGCGCCATCACGTTCATCGACACCCCGGGTCACGAGGCGTTCACCGCCATGCGTGCCCGTGGTGCGCAGGTCACCGACCTCGCGATCCTCGTGGTCGCAGCCGACGACGGCATCATGCCGCAGACGGTCGAGGCGCTGAACCACGCGCAGGCGGCGAACGTGCCGATCGTGGTCGCGGTGAACAAGGTCGACAAGCCCGACGCCAACCCCTCGAAGGTGCGTCAGCAGCTGACCGAGTACGGCCTGGTCGCCGAGGAGTTCGGTGGCGACGTCATGTTCGTCGACGTGTCCGCTCGTGCCGGCACCGGTATCCAGGAACTGCTGGATGCCGTGTTGCTCACCGCCGACGCTGGTCTCGACCTCACCGCCAACCCGAACAAGGGTGCTCGCGGTGTCGCCATCGAGGCGAAGCTCGACAAGGGCCGCGGTTCGGTCGCCACGGTGCTGATCCAGTCCGGAACGCTCCGGATCGGTGACGCGATCGTCGCAGGCACCGCCTATGGCCGCGTGCGTGCCATGGCGGACGAGAACGGCGAGCAGGTCCTCGAGGCCTACCCGTCGCGTCCGGTGCAGGTGCAGGGTCTGAACTCGGTGCCCCGTGCCGGTGACGTCTTCATCGTCACCGAGGAAGACCGCATGGCCCGCCAGATCGCTGAGAAGCGTGAAGCAGTCGAGCGCAACGCCCAGCTGGCCAAGGCCCGCAAGCGCATCTCGCTCGAGGACTTCACCCGTGCTCTCGAAGACGGCAAGGTCGAGTCGCTCAACCTCATCATCAAGGGTGACGTCTCCGGTGCCGTCGAGGCCCTGGAGGAGTCGCTGCTCAAGATCGAGGTCGATGATTCGGTGCAGCTGCGCATCATTCACCGCGGTGTCGGTGCGATCACCGAGTCCGACGTGAACCTGGCGACGATCGACAACGCGATCATCGTGGGCTTCAACGTGCGCCCCGACACGAAGGCGCGCGAGCGTGCCGCCCGTGAAGGCGTGGACATCCGCTTCTACTCCGTCATCTACAACGCGATCGACGAGATCGAGAGCTCGCTCAAGGGCATGCTCAAGCCGGAGTACGAAGAGATCCAGTCGGGTGTGGCCGAGATCCGCGAGGTGTTCCGCTCCTCGAAGTTCGGCAACATCGCCGGTGTCATCGTGCGATCGGGAACGATCACGCGCAACGCCAAGGCCCGCGTCATCCGCGACGGCGTCGTGCTGGCCGATGGCCTTGCCATCGAGTCGCTGCGTCGCTTCAAGGACGATGTCACCGAGGTCCGTACGGACTACGAGGCCGGTATCGGACTCGGAAAGTACAACGACATCCAGATCGGTGATGAGATCGAGACGACCGAGCTCGTCGAGAAGCCTCGCGGCTGA
- the rbfA gene encoding 30S ribosome-binding factor RbfA, protein MAGERQARLADRIRVILAERLEKGLRDPRLGFVTITDVRVSGDLQHASVFYTVLGTEEERISSGAALTSATGMLRSEVGRQLSTRLVPTLEFIPDALPENADHIGALLREAQQRDADVAKLASSASHAGDADPYRTDDDAE, encoded by the coding sequence ATGGCAGGCGAAAGACAGGCCCGTCTCGCGGATCGAATCCGCGTGATCCTCGCCGAACGGCTGGAGAAGGGGCTGCGCGATCCGCGCCTCGGCTTCGTCACCATCACCGACGTCCGCGTGAGCGGCGACCTCCAGCACGCATCGGTGTTCTACACGGTGCTGGGCACGGAGGAGGAGCGCATCTCCAGCGGTGCGGCGCTCACCTCGGCGACCGGAATGCTGCGCAGCGAGGTCGGACGGCAGCTGAGCACCAGGCTCGTGCCGACCCTCGAGTTCATTCCCGACGCGCTTCCGGAGAACGCCGACCACATCGGCGCGCTGCTGCGTGAAGCGCAGCAGCGTGATGCCGACGTCGCCAAGCTCGCGTCCTCGGCTTCCCACGCCGGCGACGCCGACCCGTACCGTACCGACGACGACGCGGAGTAA
- a CDS encoding helix-turn-helix transcriptional regulator, with protein MLARLADDLDADAATIREVVQRLTPDQRHGLRPAPTPLPLVPAIAQRFEGVAFDERDRRLLLALAVCLDDALDPILEFDGRSAAEVTSARVGAHLAVHAGRMRFIDARLAIWLRAATSAAETAAVHGRLSAVFRRRGERVSADWHRARASLEAEPTAAPELTLIARELSEAGYPDRALLLAREACEHAVGEDQDEARLVAGASAVGAGFAAEAAAWLGALYPHGTERYRLAGLGALIVAQTVVQGAVPEVDPTSLRPETSDADDWHHWTRAAALAAILCAERGDRRGMRTWLDALRDGASRIGSEHELRDPVVALSWLLVGDRDIEEVAGSGPVSGGMLRTLRAAVEGDVDLALRLIATDESALSGEPDPFVPGYEHSPVVQAYRAVVEVLLLVWRGDIGVARDRLIQAALSLPIAVPFAGLGVVLARRLDLAVLGELGPFARSLTVALPGGAKIDLLVDRGIQSFLAGSFDDAAATVRLWSDLGGPQTTMAVPGLDELAFISAGRTTTEASIEPPEIALAQHLRVRVATAGDGRWRAESDEVRDIARTLTSPFARARVETMLGTQHAIRDDHSSARIHLQYAERLFELSGATAWARAVRGRLDRLDAREGSIVSSVGALSACRAAWSPQLTARELEVAMRAVGGAANREISEALNVSVRTVEVHLGRVFTKLGVRSRVELTVLAHRTEQHL; from the coding sequence GTGCTCGCTCGCCTCGCCGATGATCTGGACGCGGACGCGGCGACGATCCGTGAGGTCGTCCAGCGGTTGACGCCGGATCAACGACACGGTCTGCGCCCGGCGCCGACGCCCCTGCCGCTGGTGCCTGCGATCGCGCAGAGGTTCGAGGGAGTGGCATTCGACGAACGCGATCGCAGGCTGCTTCTCGCACTCGCCGTGTGCCTGGACGATGCTCTCGATCCGATTCTCGAATTCGACGGGCGCTCGGCGGCCGAGGTCACCTCCGCCCGCGTCGGTGCCCACCTCGCCGTGCACGCCGGTCGGATGCGCTTCATCGACGCCCGACTGGCGATCTGGCTGCGGGCGGCCACCAGTGCGGCAGAGACGGCGGCGGTGCACGGGCGACTGAGCGCGGTCTTCCGCCGTCGCGGCGAACGAGTGAGCGCGGACTGGCATCGGGCGCGGGCGTCGCTCGAGGCAGAGCCGACCGCCGCGCCGGAACTCACCCTCATCGCCAGGGAGCTCAGCGAGGCGGGGTACCCGGATCGTGCGTTGCTGCTCGCCAGGGAGGCCTGCGAGCATGCGGTGGGCGAAGACCAGGACGAGGCGCGCCTCGTCGCCGGCGCGTCGGCGGTGGGCGCCGGGTTCGCTGCGGAGGCGGCCGCGTGGCTGGGGGCCCTGTACCCGCACGGCACCGAGCGATACCGGTTGGCAGGTCTGGGGGCGCTGATCGTCGCCCAGACCGTCGTGCAGGGTGCTGTTCCCGAGGTCGATCCGACGTCGCTGCGGCCGGAGACATCTGACGCGGACGACTGGCATCACTGGACCAGGGCGGCCGCCCTCGCCGCGATACTCTGCGCCGAACGCGGCGACCGTCGCGGTATGCGCACGTGGCTCGACGCGCTCCGCGACGGCGCATCCCGGATCGGTTCCGAGCATGAGCTGAGGGATCCCGTGGTGGCGCTGAGCTGGCTCCTCGTGGGGGACCGCGACATCGAAGAAGTCGCGGGGTCCGGCCCGGTGAGCGGCGGGATGCTGCGCACGCTGCGCGCCGCCGTGGAGGGGGACGTCGATCTGGCGCTGCGTCTCATCGCGACCGACGAATCTGCGTTGTCCGGCGAGCCCGACCCGTTCGTGCCGGGATACGAGCACAGCCCGGTCGTTCAGGCGTATCGCGCCGTCGTCGAGGTACTGCTGCTCGTGTGGCGGGGTGACATCGGTGTCGCGCGGGACCGGCTGATCCAGGCGGCGCTCTCCCTTCCGATCGCGGTGCCGTTCGCCGGATTGGGAGTGGTGCTCGCCAGACGCCTCGATCTGGCGGTGCTCGGCGAGCTGGGACCCTTCGCCCGGTCACTCACCGTCGCCCTGCCCGGGGGAGCGAAGATCGACCTCCTCGTGGACCGCGGCATCCAGTCATTCCTCGCCGGCTCGTTCGACGATGCCGCCGCCACGGTTCGGCTGTGGTCCGACCTCGGTGGGCCGCAGACCACGATGGCGGTACCGGGTTTGGACGAGTTGGCCTTCATCTCTGCCGGTCGCACCACGACGGAGGCGTCCATCGAGCCTCCGGAGATCGCGCTCGCCCAGCACCTGCGGGTCCGTGTCGCGACGGCAGGCGACGGGCGGTGGCGTGCCGAGAGCGATGAGGTCCGCGACATCGCACGCACGTTGACCTCGCCGTTCGCCAGGGCGCGAGTGGAGACGATGCTCGGAACACAGCATGCGATTCGCGACGATCACTCCTCGGCGAGGATCCACCTCCAGTACGCCGAACGGCTGTTCGAGCTCTCGGGTGCGACGGCGTGGGCGAGGGCGGTGCGCGGCAGACTGGATCGGCTCGATGCGAGAGAGGGGAGCATCGTCTCCTCGGTCGGCGCTCTCTCCGCGTGCCGCGCGGCCTGGTCGCCTCAGCTCACGGCGCGCGAGCTGGAGGTGGCGATGCGCGCGGTCGGCGGTGCGGCGAACCGCGAGATCAGCGAAGCCTTGAACGTCTCCGTCCGCACCGTCGAAGTCCACCTCGGCCGGGTCTTCACCAAGCTCGGCGTGCGGAGCCGGGTCGAGCTGACTGTGCTCGCCCACCGCACAGAGCAGCACCTCTGA
- a CDS encoding HhH-GPD family protein — translation MSPLPTWYRATARDLPWRRPSFHDEFGAWGVLVSEFMLQQTPVTRVIPHLEAWLERWPTPSEMATASTADVVQQWANLGYPRRALWLHRAAVEITERHGGIVPREVDALLALSGIGDYTARAVAVFAYGDRHPVVDTNTRRVLARAVEGRAQPGPPSRRDLDLMADLLPDDVAEAAVFNAAAMELGATVCTSRAPRCELCPLAGSCAWLAAGRPDTGDERRRQAAYEGSDRQARGAVLKLLRNIDPDAVPLDAVLPDWPDPGQRDRAIDSLIADGLAEADGVSLFLPR, via the coding sequence ATGTCGCCCCTGCCGACGTGGTATCGAGCGACCGCTCGCGACCTGCCGTGGCGTCGACCTTCCTTCCATGACGAGTTCGGCGCCTGGGGCGTCCTGGTGAGCGAGTTCATGTTGCAGCAGACGCCCGTGACGAGAGTCATCCCTCACCTCGAGGCGTGGTTGGAGCGGTGGCCGACGCCCTCGGAGATGGCCACCGCATCGACAGCGGACGTCGTGCAGCAGTGGGCGAACCTGGGATATCCCCGGCGCGCGCTGTGGTTGCACCGTGCCGCGGTCGAGATCACCGAGCGGCACGGGGGGATCGTTCCGCGAGAAGTGGACGCCCTGCTGGCCCTTTCCGGTATCGGTGACTACACCGCTCGCGCCGTCGCGGTGTTCGCCTACGGCGACCGGCATCCCGTGGTCGACACGAATACCCGACGGGTGCTCGCGCGCGCCGTCGAGGGCAGGGCGCAGCCGGGACCCCCTTCGCGCCGGGACCTCGACCTGATGGCCGACCTGCTGCCGGACGATGTCGCCGAAGCTGCGGTGTTCAATGCCGCAGCGATGGAGCTCGGCGCCACGGTGTGCACGTCCCGGGCGCCGCGGTGCGAGCTGTGCCCTCTCGCCGGCAGCTGCGCATGGCTGGCCGCCGGGAGACCGGACACGGGTGATGAGCGCCGACGCCAGGCCGCATACGAGGGGTCCGACCGACAGGCCCGCGGCGCGGTGCTGAAGCTGCTGCGGAACATCGACCCAGACGCCGTCCCGCTCGACGCCGTCCTGCCGGACTGGCCCGATCCCGGGCAGCGTGATCGGGCTATCGACTCGCTCATCGCCGACGGACTCGCCGAAGCCGATGGGGTCTCTCTGTTCCTGCCGCGGTGA
- the truB gene encoding tRNA pseudouridine(55) synthase TruB yields the protein MVSPGILLVDKPAGLTSHDVVARTRRAFGTRKVGHAGTLDPMATGLLVIGIEGATRLLTYIVGADKTYVTTIRLGQTTGTDDAEGEILTTAPPEAWDAVTDEAVSAGITQLTGEISQVPSAVSAIKVDGRRAYERVRAGEEVVLAARDVVVSRFDLLATRRGDGHLDLDVVVDCSSGTYIRSLARDLGASLGVGGHLTALRRTRVGPFDVSDAVGLDALEGAATLTPGEAAGRILPVLEMSGDEARDLRHGKRLSGQAARLEETIGAAIDPEGLLIGIVEKRGADLKSAMNMPEGDR from the coding sequence ATGGTCTCGCCCGGCATCCTCCTCGTCGACAAGCCCGCAGGGCTGACCAGTCACGACGTCGTCGCCCGCACGCGACGCGCGTTCGGCACCCGCAAGGTGGGGCACGCCGGAACACTCGACCCGATGGCGACCGGACTGCTGGTGATCGGCATCGAGGGCGCGACCAGGCTCCTGACCTACATCGTCGGTGCGGACAAGACCTACGTGACGACGATCCGTCTCGGCCAGACGACGGGCACGGACGATGCGGAAGGGGAGATCCTCACCACGGCCCCGCCCGAAGCGTGGGACGCGGTGACCGATGAGGCGGTGTCGGCAGGCATCACGCAGCTCACGGGTGAGATTTCCCAGGTTCCCAGCGCCGTCTCGGCGATCAAGGTGGACGGTCGTCGCGCTTATGAGCGCGTGCGCGCCGGCGAAGAGGTCGTGCTCGCCGCACGCGATGTCGTCGTGTCGCGCTTCGACCTCCTCGCAACCAGGCGAGGTGACGGCCATCTCGATCTCGACGTCGTCGTCGACTGCTCGTCCGGAACATACATCCGCTCCCTCGCCCGCGATCTCGGGGCCTCGCTCGGCGTCGGCGGTCACCTCACCGCGCTGCGCCGCACGCGGGTCGGTCCGTTCGATGTGTCCGATGCGGTCGGTCTCGACGCGCTGGAGGGCGCCGCGACTCTGACCCCGGGTGAGGCGGCCGGCCGGATCCTCCCCGTGCTGGAGATGTCCGGTGACGAGGCACGCGACCTCCGTCACGGCAAGCGGCTGAGCGGCCAGGCCGCGCGCCTCGAAGAGACGATCGGTGCAGCGATCGACCCGGAGGGGCTCCTGATCGGCATCGTCGAGAAGCGCGGTGCCGACCTCAAGAGCGCCATGAACATGCCGGAGGGCGACCGATGA